One Pseudoliparis swirei isolate HS2019 ecotype Mariana Trench chromosome 4, NWPU_hadal_v1, whole genome shotgun sequence genomic window carries:
- the LOC130192781 gene encoding interleukin-18 receptor 1-like isoform X5, translating into MAFSTSFSRLWFSLIVCTPQSRECEERTQYPHICYRQEACTLNCPEVNIPAVSITNITSNGIIWNKPKDGYFSSVEENDHGVYTCTRSYLYRRQEYHMTFTVVLQVKPKEKKKVPVITSPRNRDVFEVDLGATLVVDCKAVMYADLDDVLWFHGKSEVETNNSFPVFYNYTREVKGAEIKMTASLVFKKVSEEDLSKSYTCRLDAVSGSSSFVTITLAQKAHPSYVSLALAVVGVMVVMVLAVVIYVRFKMNITLFLRDTLGCHSSISDGKSYDAFVMCYKSDTDAGLNEDDRKCLESALEERFGYTLCLYDRDVSPGKAAAEAVLDCIEQSRAVVLVPTSPDPGPGSGLLSAIHAALVERQTRLIFIQTETTEATRSGSLPEALQLLGEAGDCVTWKGMSSMPHSSSFWKQLRYHLPAPREASNIKRETFTCSNLGCYLMPE; encoded by the exons ATGGCTTTTTCCACAAGCTT CAGCCGGCTCTGGTTCAGCCTCATCGTATGCACACCGCAGTCCAGAGAGTGTGAGGAGAGGACCCAGTACCCTCACATATGTTACAGACAGGAGGCCTGCACATTGAACTGTCCCGAGGTAAACATACCTGCTGTGAGCATCACGAATATTACCAGCAACGGCATCATATGGAACAAG CCAAAAGACGGCTACTTCTCAAGTGTGGAAGAGAATGACCACGGTGTATACACCTGTACCAGGTCTTACCTGTATCGTAGACAAGAATATCACATGACCTTTACAGTGGTGCTTCAAGTCAAACCGAAGG aaaaaaaaaaagtcccagtGATCACTTCACCACGCAATCGTGATGTTTTTGAGGTAGATTTGG GCGCAACACTGGTGGTTGATTGCAAAGCCGTTATGTATGCAGACTTAGACGACGTGTTGTGGTTCCACGGGAAATCAGAGGTGGAAACAAACAACAGCTTTCCTGTTTTCTACAATTACACACG GGAGGTTAAAGGTGCAGAGATAAAGATGACAGCATCTCTAGTCTTCAAAAAGGTGTCAGAGGAGGATTTATCAAAAAGTTACACCTGTAGACTGGATGCTGTATCTGGATCCTCAAGCTTCGTCACCATCACGTTGGCCCAAAAAG CTCATCCTTCTTACGTCTCCCTGGCTCTCGCCGTTGTCGGTGTTATGGTGGTGATGGTCTTGGCAGTAGTTATCTATGTGAGGTTCAAAATGAATATCACTCTTTTCCTAAGAGACACTCTTGGCTGCCACAGCAGCATCTCAG aTGGAAAGAGCTATGATGCCTTTGTGATGTGTTACAAGAGCGACACAGACGCAGGACTgaatgaagatgacagaaaaTGCCTGGAGAGTGCTTTGGAAGAGAGGTTTGGTTacactctctgtctttatgatCGTGACGTCTCACCAGGGAAAG CCGCAGCGGAGGCCGTGCTGGACTGTATCGAGCAGAGTCGGGCGGTGGTTTTGGTTCCCACCTCCCCAGATCCTGGACCGGGATCGGGCCTGCTGAGTGCCATCCATGCAGCCCTCGTGGAGCGGCAGACTCGCTTGATTTTCATCCAAACGGAGACAACAGAAGCGACAAGGTCTGGGTCCTTACCGGAGGCCTTACAGCTTCTTGGCGAGGCTGGAGACTGTGTCACGTGGAAGGGCATGAGCTCCATGCCgcattcttcctccttctggaaGCAGCTACGGTATCACCTGCCGGCCCCGAGGGAGGCATCAAACATCAAACGTGAAACTTTTACCTGCAGCAATCTCGGATGTTACCTCATGCCAGAATGA
- the LOC130192781 gene encoding interleukin-18 receptor 1-like isoform X6 → MAFSTSFRLWFSLIVCTPQSRECEERTQYPHICYRQEACTLNCPEVNIPAVSITNITSNGIIWNKPKDGYFSSVEENDHGVYTCTRSYLYRRQEYHMTFTVVLQVKPKEKKKVPVITSPRNRDVFEVDLGATLVVDCKAVMYADLDDVLWFHGKSEVETNNSFPVFYNYTREVKGAEIKMTASLVFKKVSEEDLSKSYTCRLDAVSGSSSFVTITLAQKAHPSYVSLALAVVGVMVVMVLAVVIYVRFKMNITLFLRDTLGCHSSISDGKSYDAFVMCYKSDTDAGLNEDDRKCLESALEERFGYTLCLYDRDVSPGKAAAEAVLDCIEQSRAVVLVPTSPDPGPGSGLLSAIHAALVERQTRLIFIQTETTEATRSGSLPEALQLLGEAGDCVTWKGMSSMPHSSSFWKQLRYHLPAPREASNIKRETFTCSNLGCYLMPE, encoded by the exons ATGGCTTTTTCCACAAGCTT CCGGCTCTGGTTCAGCCTCATCGTATGCACACCGCAGTCCAGAGAGTGTGAGGAGAGGACCCAGTACCCTCACATATGTTACAGACAGGAGGCCTGCACATTGAACTGTCCCGAGGTAAACATACCTGCTGTGAGCATCACGAATATTACCAGCAACGGCATCATATGGAACAAG CCAAAAGACGGCTACTTCTCAAGTGTGGAAGAGAATGACCACGGTGTATACACCTGTACCAGGTCTTACCTGTATCGTAGACAAGAATATCACATGACCTTTACAGTGGTGCTTCAAGTCAAACCGAAGG aaaaaaaaaaagtcccagtGATCACTTCACCACGCAATCGTGATGTTTTTGAGGTAGATTTGG GCGCAACACTGGTGGTTGATTGCAAAGCCGTTATGTATGCAGACTTAGACGACGTGTTGTGGTTCCACGGGAAATCAGAGGTGGAAACAAACAACAGCTTTCCTGTTTTCTACAATTACACACG GGAGGTTAAAGGTGCAGAGATAAAGATGACAGCATCTCTAGTCTTCAAAAAGGTGTCAGAGGAGGATTTATCAAAAAGTTACACCTGTAGACTGGATGCTGTATCTGGATCCTCAAGCTTCGTCACCATCACGTTGGCCCAAAAAG CTCATCCTTCTTACGTCTCCCTGGCTCTCGCCGTTGTCGGTGTTATGGTGGTGATGGTCTTGGCAGTAGTTATCTATGTGAGGTTCAAAATGAATATCACTCTTTTCCTAAGAGACACTCTTGGCTGCCACAGCAGCATCTCAG aTGGAAAGAGCTATGATGCCTTTGTGATGTGTTACAAGAGCGACACAGACGCAGGACTgaatgaagatgacagaaaaTGCCTGGAGAGTGCTTTGGAAGAGAGGTTTGGTTacactctctgtctttatgatCGTGACGTCTCACCAGGGAAAG CCGCAGCGGAGGCCGTGCTGGACTGTATCGAGCAGAGTCGGGCGGTGGTTTTGGTTCCCACCTCCCCAGATCCTGGACCGGGATCGGGCCTGCTGAGTGCCATCCATGCAGCCCTCGTGGAGCGGCAGACTCGCTTGATTTTCATCCAAACGGAGACAACAGAAGCGACAAGGTCTGGGTCCTTACCGGAGGCCTTACAGCTTCTTGGCGAGGCTGGAGACTGTGTCACGTGGAAGGGCATGAGCTCCATGCCgcattcttcctccttctggaaGCAGCTACGGTATCACCTGCCGGCCCCGAGGGAGGCATCAAACATCAAACGTGAAACTTTTACCTGCAGCAATCTCGGATGTTACCTCATGCCAGAATGA
- the LOC130192781 gene encoding interleukin-18 receptor 1-like isoform X4 yields the protein MSHWLIFKIRLWFSLIVCTPQSRECEERTQYPHICYRQEACTLNCPEVNIPAVSITNITSNGIIWNKPKDGYFSSVEENDHGVYTCTRSYLYRRQEYHMTFTVVLQVKPKEKKKVPVITSPRNRDVFEVDLGATLVVDCKAVMYADLDDVLWFHGKSEVETNNSFPVFYNYTREVKGAEIKMTASLVFKKVSEEDLSKSYTCRLDAVSGSSSFVTITLAQKAHPSYVSLALAVVGVMVVMVLAVVIYVRFKMNITLFLRDTLGCHSSISDGKSYDAFVMCYKSDTDAGLNEDDRKCLESALEERFGYTLCLYDRDVSPGKAAAEAVLDCIEQSRAVVLVPTSPDPGPGSGLLSAIHAALVERQTRLIFIQTETTEATRSGSLPEALQLLGEAGDCVTWKGMSSMPHSSSFWKQLRYHLPAPREASNIKRETFTCSNLGCYLMPE from the exons ATGTCACACTGGCtgatatttaaaat CCGGCTCTGGTTCAGCCTCATCGTATGCACACCGCAGTCCAGAGAGTGTGAGGAGAGGACCCAGTACCCTCACATATGTTACAGACAGGAGGCCTGCACATTGAACTGTCCCGAGGTAAACATACCTGCTGTGAGCATCACGAATATTACCAGCAACGGCATCATATGGAACAAG CCAAAAGACGGCTACTTCTCAAGTGTGGAAGAGAATGACCACGGTGTATACACCTGTACCAGGTCTTACCTGTATCGTAGACAAGAATATCACATGACCTTTACAGTGGTGCTTCAAGTCAAACCGAAGG aaaaaaaaaaagtcccagtGATCACTTCACCACGCAATCGTGATGTTTTTGAGGTAGATTTGG GCGCAACACTGGTGGTTGATTGCAAAGCCGTTATGTATGCAGACTTAGACGACGTGTTGTGGTTCCACGGGAAATCAGAGGTGGAAACAAACAACAGCTTTCCTGTTTTCTACAATTACACACG GGAGGTTAAAGGTGCAGAGATAAAGATGACAGCATCTCTAGTCTTCAAAAAGGTGTCAGAGGAGGATTTATCAAAAAGTTACACCTGTAGACTGGATGCTGTATCTGGATCCTCAAGCTTCGTCACCATCACGTTGGCCCAAAAAG CTCATCCTTCTTACGTCTCCCTGGCTCTCGCCGTTGTCGGTGTTATGGTGGTGATGGTCTTGGCAGTAGTTATCTATGTGAGGTTCAAAATGAATATCACTCTTTTCCTAAGAGACACTCTTGGCTGCCACAGCAGCATCTCAG aTGGAAAGAGCTATGATGCCTTTGTGATGTGTTACAAGAGCGACACAGACGCAGGACTgaatgaagatgacagaaaaTGCCTGGAGAGTGCTTTGGAAGAGAGGTTTGGTTacactctctgtctttatgatCGTGACGTCTCACCAGGGAAAG CCGCAGCGGAGGCCGTGCTGGACTGTATCGAGCAGAGTCGGGCGGTGGTTTTGGTTCCCACCTCCCCAGATCCTGGACCGGGATCGGGCCTGCTGAGTGCCATCCATGCAGCCCTCGTGGAGCGGCAGACTCGCTTGATTTTCATCCAAACGGAGACAACAGAAGCGACAAGGTCTGGGTCCTTACCGGAGGCCTTACAGCTTCTTGGCGAGGCTGGAGACTGTGTCACGTGGAAGGGCATGAGCTCCATGCCgcattcttcctccttctggaaGCAGCTACGGTATCACCTGCCGGCCCCGAGGGAGGCATCAAACATCAAACGTGAAACTTTTACCTGCAGCAATCTCGGATGTTACCTCATGCCAGAATGA
- the LOC130192781 gene encoding interleukin-18 receptor 1-like isoform X2: protein MMVEALLPPLLLLLASFTGVCPWRTRQTYVRAGEMVVLYCSHDRHGDAKVIWTSSSSQERDLADMSSAEQTQLGLLVRGRSLVILNASVNNQGNYSCSPGRLWFSLIVCTPQSRECEERTQYPHICYRQEACTLNCPEVNIPAVSITNITSNGIIWNKPKDGYFSSVEENDHGVYTCTRSYLYRRQEYHMTFTVVLQVKPKEKKKVPVITSPRNRDVFEVDLGATLVVDCKAVMYADLDDVLWFHGKSEVETNNSFPVFYNYTREVKGAEIKMTASLVFKKVSEEDLSKSYTCRLDAVSGSSSFVTITLAQKAHPSYVSLALAVVGVMVVMVLAVVIYVRFKMNITLFLRDTLGCHSSISDGKSYDAFVMCYKSDTDAGLNEDDRKCLESALEERFGYTLCLYDRDVSPGKAAAEAVLDCIEQSRAVVLVPTSPDPGPGSGLLSAIHAALVERQTRLIFIQTETTEATRSGSLPEALQLLGEAGDCVTWKGMSSMPHSSSFWKQLRYHLPAPREASNIKRETFTCSNLGCYLMPE from the exons ATGATGGTGGAAGCCCTTCTGCCTCCTCTGTTGTTACTCCTGGCATCCTTCACAG GCGTGTGTCCCTGGAGAACCAGACAGACATATGTCCGGGCCGGTGAAATGGTGGTGCTGTACTGCAGCCATGACCGTCATGGTGATGCCAAAGTGATCTGGACCAGTTCCAGCAGCCAGGAGAGGGACCTGGCCGACATGTCCTCAGCTGAGCAGACGCAGTTGGGGTTGCTGGTTCGTGGGAGGAGTCTTGTGATTCTCAACGCTTCTGTCAACAACCAGGGGAATTACTCATGCTCTCCGGG CCGGCTCTGGTTCAGCCTCATCGTATGCACACCGCAGTCCAGAGAGTGTGAGGAGAGGACCCAGTACCCTCACATATGTTACAGACAGGAGGCCTGCACATTGAACTGTCCCGAGGTAAACATACCTGCTGTGAGCATCACGAATATTACCAGCAACGGCATCATATGGAACAAG CCAAAAGACGGCTACTTCTCAAGTGTGGAAGAGAATGACCACGGTGTATACACCTGTACCAGGTCTTACCTGTATCGTAGACAAGAATATCACATGACCTTTACAGTGGTGCTTCAAGTCAAACCGAAGG aaaaaaaaaaagtcccagtGATCACTTCACCACGCAATCGTGATGTTTTTGAGGTAGATTTGG GCGCAACACTGGTGGTTGATTGCAAAGCCGTTATGTATGCAGACTTAGACGACGTGTTGTGGTTCCACGGGAAATCAGAGGTGGAAACAAACAACAGCTTTCCTGTTTTCTACAATTACACACG GGAGGTTAAAGGTGCAGAGATAAAGATGACAGCATCTCTAGTCTTCAAAAAGGTGTCAGAGGAGGATTTATCAAAAAGTTACACCTGTAGACTGGATGCTGTATCTGGATCCTCAAGCTTCGTCACCATCACGTTGGCCCAAAAAG CTCATCCTTCTTACGTCTCCCTGGCTCTCGCCGTTGTCGGTGTTATGGTGGTGATGGTCTTGGCAGTAGTTATCTATGTGAGGTTCAAAATGAATATCACTCTTTTCCTAAGAGACACTCTTGGCTGCCACAGCAGCATCTCAG aTGGAAAGAGCTATGATGCCTTTGTGATGTGTTACAAGAGCGACACAGACGCAGGACTgaatgaagatgacagaaaaTGCCTGGAGAGTGCTTTGGAAGAGAGGTTTGGTTacactctctgtctttatgatCGTGACGTCTCACCAGGGAAAG CCGCAGCGGAGGCCGTGCTGGACTGTATCGAGCAGAGTCGGGCGGTGGTTTTGGTTCCCACCTCCCCAGATCCTGGACCGGGATCGGGCCTGCTGAGTGCCATCCATGCAGCCCTCGTGGAGCGGCAGACTCGCTTGATTTTCATCCAAACGGAGACAACAGAAGCGACAAGGTCTGGGTCCTTACCGGAGGCCTTACAGCTTCTTGGCGAGGCTGGAGACTGTGTCACGTGGAAGGGCATGAGCTCCATGCCgcattcttcctccttctggaaGCAGCTACGGTATCACCTGCCGGCCCCGAGGGAGGCATCAAACATCAAACGTGAAACTTTTACCTGCAGCAATCTCGGATGTTACCTCATGCCAGAATGA
- the LOC130192781 gene encoding interleukin-1 receptor type 1-like isoform X3 yields MMVEALLPPLLLLLASFTGVCPWRTRQTYVRAGEMVVLYCSHDRHGDAKVIWTSSSSQERDLADMSSAEQTQLGLLVRGRSLVILNASVNNQGNYSCSPGSRLWFSLIVCTPQSRECEERTQYPHICYRQEACTLNCPEVNIPAVSITNITSNGIIWNKPKDGYFSSVEENDHGVYTCTRSYLYRRQEYHMTFTVVLQVKPKEKKKVPVITSPRNRDVFEVDLGATLVVDCKAVMYADLDDVLWFHGKSEVETNNSFPVFYNYTREVKGAEIKMTASLVFKKVSEEDLSKSYTCRLDAVSGSSSFVTITLAQKDGKSYDAFVMCYKSDTDAGLNEDDRKCLESALEERFGYTLCLYDRDVSPGKAAAEAVLDCIEQSRAVVLVPTSPDPGPGSGLLSAIHAALVERQTRLIFIQTETTEATRSGSLPEALQLLGEAGDCVTWKGMSSMPHSSSFWKQLRYHLPAPREASNIKRETFTCSNLGCYLMPE; encoded by the exons ATGATGGTGGAAGCCCTTCTGCCTCCTCTGTTGTTACTCCTGGCATCCTTCACAG GCGTGTGTCCCTGGAGAACCAGACAGACATATGTCCGGGCCGGTGAAATGGTGGTGCTGTACTGCAGCCATGACCGTCATGGTGATGCCAAAGTGATCTGGACCAGTTCCAGCAGCCAGGAGAGGGACCTGGCCGACATGTCCTCAGCTGAGCAGACGCAGTTGGGGTTGCTGGTTCGTGGGAGGAGTCTTGTGATTCTCAACGCTTCTGTCAACAACCAGGGGAATTACTCATGCTCTCCGGG CAGCCGGCTCTGGTTCAGCCTCATCGTATGCACACCGCAGTCCAGAGAGTGTGAGGAGAGGACCCAGTACCCTCACATATGTTACAGACAGGAGGCCTGCACATTGAACTGTCCCGAGGTAAACATACCTGCTGTGAGCATCACGAATATTACCAGCAACGGCATCATATGGAACAAG CCAAAAGACGGCTACTTCTCAAGTGTGGAAGAGAATGACCACGGTGTATACACCTGTACCAGGTCTTACCTGTATCGTAGACAAGAATATCACATGACCTTTACAGTGGTGCTTCAAGTCAAACCGAAGG aaaaaaaaaaagtcccagtGATCACTTCACCACGCAATCGTGATGTTTTTGAGGTAGATTTGG GCGCAACACTGGTGGTTGATTGCAAAGCCGTTATGTATGCAGACTTAGACGACGTGTTGTGGTTCCACGGGAAATCAGAGGTGGAAACAAACAACAGCTTTCCTGTTTTCTACAATTACACACG GGAGGTTAAAGGTGCAGAGATAAAGATGACAGCATCTCTAGTCTTCAAAAAGGTGTCAGAGGAGGATTTATCAAAAAGTTACACCTGTAGACTGGATGCTGTATCTGGATCCTCAAGCTTCGTCACCATCACGTTGGCCCAAAAAG aTGGAAAGAGCTATGATGCCTTTGTGATGTGTTACAAGAGCGACACAGACGCAGGACTgaatgaagatgacagaaaaTGCCTGGAGAGTGCTTTGGAAGAGAGGTTTGGTTacactctctgtctttatgatCGTGACGTCTCACCAGGGAAAG CCGCAGCGGAGGCCGTGCTGGACTGTATCGAGCAGAGTCGGGCGGTGGTTTTGGTTCCCACCTCCCCAGATCCTGGACCGGGATCGGGCCTGCTGAGTGCCATCCATGCAGCCCTCGTGGAGCGGCAGACTCGCTTGATTTTCATCCAAACGGAGACAACAGAAGCGACAAGGTCTGGGTCCTTACCGGAGGCCTTACAGCTTCTTGGCGAGGCTGGAGACTGTGTCACGTGGAAGGGCATGAGCTCCATGCCgcattcttcctccttctggaaGCAGCTACGGTATCACCTGCCGGCCCCGAGGGAGGCATCAAACATCAAACGTGAAACTTTTACCTGCAGCAATCTCGGATGTTACCTCATGCCAGAATGA
- the LOC130192781 gene encoding interleukin-18 receptor 1-like isoform X1 produces the protein MMVEALLPPLLLLLASFTGVCPWRTRQTYVRAGEMVVLYCSHDRHGDAKVIWTSSSSQERDLADMSSAEQTQLGLLVRGRSLVILNASVNNQGNYSCSPGSRLWFSLIVCTPQSRECEERTQYPHICYRQEACTLNCPEVNIPAVSITNITSNGIIWNKPKDGYFSSVEENDHGVYTCTRSYLYRRQEYHMTFTVVLQVKPKEKKKVPVITSPRNRDVFEVDLGATLVVDCKAVMYADLDDVLWFHGKSEVETNNSFPVFYNYTREVKGAEIKMTASLVFKKVSEEDLSKSYTCRLDAVSGSSSFVTITLAQKAHPSYVSLALAVVGVMVVMVLAVVIYVRFKMNITLFLRDTLGCHSSISDGKSYDAFVMCYKSDTDAGLNEDDRKCLESALEERFGYTLCLYDRDVSPGKAAAEAVLDCIEQSRAVVLVPTSPDPGPGSGLLSAIHAALVERQTRLIFIQTETTEATRSGSLPEALQLLGEAGDCVTWKGMSSMPHSSSFWKQLRYHLPAPREASNIKRETFTCSNLGCYLMPE, from the exons ATGATGGTGGAAGCCCTTCTGCCTCCTCTGTTGTTACTCCTGGCATCCTTCACAG GCGTGTGTCCCTGGAGAACCAGACAGACATATGTCCGGGCCGGTGAAATGGTGGTGCTGTACTGCAGCCATGACCGTCATGGTGATGCCAAAGTGATCTGGACCAGTTCCAGCAGCCAGGAGAGGGACCTGGCCGACATGTCCTCAGCTGAGCAGACGCAGTTGGGGTTGCTGGTTCGTGGGAGGAGTCTTGTGATTCTCAACGCTTCTGTCAACAACCAGGGGAATTACTCATGCTCTCCGGG CAGCCGGCTCTGGTTCAGCCTCATCGTATGCACACCGCAGTCCAGAGAGTGTGAGGAGAGGACCCAGTACCCTCACATATGTTACAGACAGGAGGCCTGCACATTGAACTGTCCCGAGGTAAACATACCTGCTGTGAGCATCACGAATATTACCAGCAACGGCATCATATGGAACAAG CCAAAAGACGGCTACTTCTCAAGTGTGGAAGAGAATGACCACGGTGTATACACCTGTACCAGGTCTTACCTGTATCGTAGACAAGAATATCACATGACCTTTACAGTGGTGCTTCAAGTCAAACCGAAGG aaaaaaaaaaagtcccagtGATCACTTCACCACGCAATCGTGATGTTTTTGAGGTAGATTTGG GCGCAACACTGGTGGTTGATTGCAAAGCCGTTATGTATGCAGACTTAGACGACGTGTTGTGGTTCCACGGGAAATCAGAGGTGGAAACAAACAACAGCTTTCCTGTTTTCTACAATTACACACG GGAGGTTAAAGGTGCAGAGATAAAGATGACAGCATCTCTAGTCTTCAAAAAGGTGTCAGAGGAGGATTTATCAAAAAGTTACACCTGTAGACTGGATGCTGTATCTGGATCCTCAAGCTTCGTCACCATCACGTTGGCCCAAAAAG CTCATCCTTCTTACGTCTCCCTGGCTCTCGCCGTTGTCGGTGTTATGGTGGTGATGGTCTTGGCAGTAGTTATCTATGTGAGGTTCAAAATGAATATCACTCTTTTCCTAAGAGACACTCTTGGCTGCCACAGCAGCATCTCAG aTGGAAAGAGCTATGATGCCTTTGTGATGTGTTACAAGAGCGACACAGACGCAGGACTgaatgaagatgacagaaaaTGCCTGGAGAGTGCTTTGGAAGAGAGGTTTGGTTacactctctgtctttatgatCGTGACGTCTCACCAGGGAAAG CCGCAGCGGAGGCCGTGCTGGACTGTATCGAGCAGAGTCGGGCGGTGGTTTTGGTTCCCACCTCCCCAGATCCTGGACCGGGATCGGGCCTGCTGAGTGCCATCCATGCAGCCCTCGTGGAGCGGCAGACTCGCTTGATTTTCATCCAAACGGAGACAACAGAAGCGACAAGGTCTGGGTCCTTACCGGAGGCCTTACAGCTTCTTGGCGAGGCTGGAGACTGTGTCACGTGGAAGGGCATGAGCTCCATGCCgcattcttcctccttctggaaGCAGCTACGGTATCACCTGCCGGCCCCGAGGGAGGCATCAAACATCAAACGTGAAACTTTTACCTGCAGCAATCTCGGATGTTACCTCATGCCAGAATGA